AGCCTCATCCTGAATATGTAAATACTCAGATGTAACATTTTTGATATTTTTTCTTTTGGGTGACAATTCAACTTTAAAAGACGACATTTCAAAATATTGAAGTTCTGTTTCTTATATTAAGATGAGATATTTGAGCATAATTAAAAAAACAATTCAATATGACACCATCTCAAGTTTTTTCTATTGCTGGTATGCTAGCTATGCCGATGTGGATTTTAATGATCTTTTTACCAAAATGGAAGATAACTCGATTTTTAATCGATTTTAAAATCATTCCTTTATTGTTATCAATAATCTATGCGATTTATATTTTTATTTCAATACAACAAGTAGGAATGATGGATTTTGGAAGTTTAGCTTCTGTAATGCAATTATTTACTGTAGAAAATGCAGTATTGGCTGGTTGGGTTCATTATTTAGCTTTCGATCTTATTGTTGGAATGTGGATGTTAGATCAAAACAAAGAACTTAAAATTCATCCTGTAGTAATGGCTCCATGTTTATTTGGAACATTTATGTTCGGACCAATTGGTTTTCTTTTATTCATGATCATCAAATCAATAAAAAAAGCATAGTCATGAAAAAGTATATCACACACGTATTCAGTAAAGTAAAAAAAGAAAGTCCTATACTTTATAGTATTGTTTTAGCACATTTAATCTTCGCTATTGTTGCCATTATTGGAGTTTTTGTTGATGACAGAGTTTTAACGGGAGTAAATGTTTGGATAAAACCTTTAAAGTTCCTGATTTCTGGAGCAATTTACATTCTAACTCTTGGATATTTCATGACCTTATATCCTTTTTCTAAAACAAAGAAAAATATAATTAATAATATCGTTTCGTGGACTTTACTAATTGAAACTGGAATTATTGTAACGCAAGGAATTAGAGGTGTTAAATCACATTATAATCAGTCTTCTTTGTTAGATGGTTTACTATTTGCTGCAATGGGAATTTTAGTTGCTATTAATGTTTTAATTATGATACTTTTTATTTTTGAAACGATTAGATTGAAACTTAAAGTAGAAAAATCAGTTCAATGGGCAATTTTAATGGGATGGATTATTATTGTTGCTGGAAGTTGGGTTGGTGGACAAATGATTAGTCAATTAGCACATAATGTTGGAGTAGCAGATGGAGGAGAAGGTTTACCATTAGTAAATTGGAGTACAATTGCTGGAGATTTAAGAGTAGCACATTTTTTTGGTTTGCATGGCTTACAAATAATTCCTTTATTCGCATTCTTGCTTTCTAAAAAATGGAAAACAACAGATCGTAATAAAATTATTGTTGTTACTGTTTTCGGATTGTTATATGCTTTGTGGATTGCTTTTACATTTTATCAAGCAAAACAAGGATTACCATTTATACGATTATAAATTATGAAATTGTTCGATAAAGAAAAACGTATACAGTATTTAGGTTTTAATGACTTTTGGTTCAGTACAATCGGTATTATTGTAATTAGTTTTGTTACCAGCTTTCTTTTCAATGATATGTCGATGGATAATCCATTTATCATCCTATTTATACGATGGAGTTCATCCTTGTTTTTTACAATTTTAGATTGGCTAATCATTAGAGCAATCTTAATATTTTTAAGACGACAATTTCCTGATTTCAAAGATGATACTAAACGAATTACAGCACTCTTTATAGCTATAATTGCTGTAATTTTACTTGTAGATTTTTCAGGAGGAAACTTTTTAACTTTTTTCTTTAGTCTTTTCGGAATGGTTTCAACTTATTCCATGAATTTTAAAGTTCTTTTACCAATTATAATTATAGTTGTTATGGATATGGCAATTTATGAAGCTATATATTATTACGTACGTTTAAAAAAATCGATACGTGAAGAAGAACAAACAAAACAAGTAATGATTCAAGCACAGTTAGATACTTTAACAAATCAAGCTAAACCGCATTTTTTGTTCAATAGTTTGAATACATTACGAGATATAATTGATGTTGAAGACAAAGAAGATGCAAAAGTATTTGTTGATAAACTTTCTGATGTATACCGTTTTATTTTAGAGTCAGGGAATTCTAATTTATTAC
This genomic stretch from Tenacibaculum jejuense harbors:
- a CDS encoding sensor histidine kinase; amino-acid sequence: MKLFDKEKRIQYLGFNDFWFSTIGIIVISFVTSFLFNDMSMDNPFIILFIRWSSSLFFTILDWLIIRAILIFLRRQFPDFKDDTKRITALFIAIIAVILLVDFSGGNFLTFFFSLFGMVSTYSMNFKVLLPIIIIVVMDMAIYEAIYYYVRLKKSIREEEQTKQVMIQAQLDTLTNQAKPHFLFNSLNTLRDIIDVEDKEDAKVFVDKLSDVYRFILESGNSNLLQLHEELKFVKSYIHIQKERFGDNFLIDWDISEDKLSTMIIPMSLQLLIENAIKHNVVSKAKPLIVSVKTEGNQLIVSNKIQKKSTQLPSTKIGLKNITRRYSLVSDKAIEINNDGEFFTVILPLLKIQDQK
- a CDS encoding ABA4-like family protein, which encodes MTPSQVFSIAGMLAMPMWILMIFLPKWKITRFLIDFKIIPLLLSIIYAIYIFISIQQVGMMDFGSLASVMQLFTVENAVLAGWVHYLAFDLIVGMWMLDQNKELKIHPVVMAPCLFGTFMFGPIGFLLFMIIKSIKKA